In Zingiber officinale cultivar Zhangliang chromosome 1A, Zo_v1.1, whole genome shotgun sequence, a genomic segment contains:
- the LOC122038282 gene encoding coatomer subunit beta-1-like, with the protein MEKSSTLLIHFDKGSAAMANEIKEALEGNGAEAKIDAMKKAVMLLLNGETLPQLFITIVRYVLPSEDHTVQKLLLLYLEIIDKTDARGRVLPEMILICQNLRNNLQHPNEYIRGVTLRFLCRLSEPEILEPLVPSVLANLDHRHPFVRRHALLAISAIYRLPGQAGEQLIPDAPELVEKALASEQDPSARRNAFLMLASCAQARAVAYLLSQTHHVPDWGELHQMTALDLIRKVCRSNPAEKGKYIKIIISLLNSSSAAVVYESAGTLVSLSSAPTAIRAAANTYCQLLVSQSDNNVKLIVLDRLNELKSSHREIMVDLIMDVLRALSSPNLDITRKTLDIALELITSRNVDEVVLLLKKEVVKTQSTELEKNGEYRQMLVQAIHSCAIKFPVVASTVVHLLMDFLGDTNVASATDVVLFVREIIEGNPKLRVSIITRLLDTFYQIRAARVISCALWIIGEYCLSVPEVESGFEVIKQSLGDLPFYSAAEEGATADASKKPLQINSSVTVSSKRPMVLADGTYATQSAASEIALSAPPVLPGSSGSPGNLRSLILSGDFFVGAVVSCTLTKLVLRLKEVHISKSEANKACTGALLIMTSLLQLGLSSFLPHPIDNDSYDRILLCIRLLCNKDDKVQKIWLQSCHQSFTEMLAEKQFREAEDIKDKAQVSYAQPDDLIDFYHLKSRKGMSQLELEDEVQDDLKRATGEFMKDGDDANKLNRILQLTGFSDPVYAEAYVTVHHYDIVLDVTVINRTKDTLQNLCLELATMGDLKLVDRPQNYTLASQSSKQIRANIKVSSTETGVIFGNIVYETSNVLERIVVVLNDIHIDIMDYISPATCADTQFRNMWAEFEWENKVAVNTIIQHEKEFLDHIIKSTNMKCLTPLSALDGNCGFLAANLYAKSVFGEDALVNISIEKQADGKLSGYIRIRSKTQGIALSLGDKITLKQKSAS; encoded by the exons ATGGAGAAGTCTTCCACCCTCCTGATCCACTTCGACAAGGGGTCCGCCGCCATGGCCAACGAGATCAAGGAAGCTCTCGAGGGAAACGGCGCGGAGGCCAAGATCGACGCCATGAAGAAGGCCGTCATGCTTCTTCTCAATGGCGAGACCCTTCCCCAGCTCTTCATCACCATCGTCCGCTACGTCCTACCCTCCGAGGACCACACCGTCCAGAAGCTGCTCCTCCTCTACCTGGAGATCATCGACAAGACCGACGCTCGCGGTCGCGTCCTTCCGGAGATGATCCTCATCTGCCAGAACCTCCGCAACAATCTGCAACACCCCAATGAGTACATCCGTGGCGTCACGCTCCGCTTTCTCTGCCGCCTCTCTGAGCCCGAGATTCTGGAACCACTTGTTCCTTCTGTCCTCGCTAACCTCGACCATCGACACCCCTTTGTCCGACGTCACGCTCTTCTCGCCATTTCCGCCATCTATCGCCTCCCTGGCCAGGCCGGTGAGCAGCTTATCCCTGACGCCCCAGAGCTTGTCGAGAAGGCGCTCGCCTCGGAGCAGGACCCTTCTGCCCGCCGCAACGCTTTCCTCATGCTCGCTTCGTGTGCACAGGCCCGTGCCGTCGCCTACCTCCTCTCCCAAACGCACCATGTCCCTGACTGGGGTGAACTCCACCAGATGACTGCCCTCGACCTCATCCGCAAGGTCTGCCGCTCCAATCCCGCGGAAaagggcaaatacatcaagatcATCATTTCTCTCCTGAATTCTTCCTCAGCTGCAGTTGTCTATGAAAGCGCTGGTACGCTTGTTTCCCTCTCCTCAGCCCCTACTGCTATCCGGGCTGCAGCAAACACCTATTGCCAACTCCTCGTTTCGCAGAGCGACAACAACGTGAAGCTCATTGTGCTTGATCGGCTCAATGAGCTCAAGTCATCGCACAGGGAGATCATGGTGGATTTAATCATGGATGTGCTTCGTGCACTCTCAAGTCCAAATCTTGATATCACTCGCAAGACGCTCGACATTGCTCTCGAGCTTATCACATCTAGGAACGTTGATGAGGTGGTGCTTTTGCTCAAGAAGGAGGTAGTCAAGACTCAGAGCACCGAGCTCGAGAAGAATGGGGAGTACCGACAGATGCTAGTTCAGGCAATCCATTCGTGTGCTATCAAGTTCCCGGTGGTTGCAAGCACTGTTGTCCATCTGCTGATGGATTTCCTTGGAGATACAAACGTTGCTTCTGCTACTGATGTGGTTCTGTTTGTGAGAGAAATAATTGAGGGTAACCCGAAACTCCGGGTTTCTATTATCACGAGGCTGCTCGACACGTTCTATCAGATCCGGGCTGCTAGGGTCATCTCGTGTGCTCTTTGGATTATTGGTGAGTACTGCCTTTCAGTTCCAGAAGTTGAGAGTGGCTTTGAGGTAATCAAGCAGAGCCTTGGAGATCTTCCCTTTTACAGTGCCGCTGAAGAGGGGGCAACAGCTGATGCATCTAAGAAACCTCTGCAGATCAACTCGTCTGTCACTGTTTCTTCGAAGCGCCCTATGGTTCTGGCAGATGGGACCTATGCGACACAAAGTGCTGCTTCAGAAATTGCTTTGTCTGCTCCACCAGTGCTTCCTGGGTCTTCAGGATCACCTGGAAATTTGAGATCATTGATCCTATCTGGTGACTTCTTTGTTGGAGCTGTTGTTTCTTGCACTCTGACTAAGCTGGTTTTGAGATTGAAGGAGGTCCATATCTCCAAGTCTGAAGCAAACAAAGCGTGCACTGGGGCCTTGTTGATCATGACTTCATTGTTACAATTGGGACTGTCTTCATTTCTTCCACACCCTATTGATAATGACTCATATGACAGGATATTGCTATGCATAAGATTGCTCTGCAACAAAGATGACAAGGTTCAGAAAATATGGCTGCAGTCATGCCACCAGAGTTTTACAGAAATGCTAGCAGAGAAACAGTTCCGAGAGGCTGAGGATATTAAAGATAAAGCACAAGTTTCCTATGCACAGCCTGATGATCTTATTGACTTCTATCATCTGAAGAGCAGGAAG GGTATGAGCCAGCTTGAGTTGGAGGATGAGGTTCAAGATGATTTAAAACGTGCAACTGGAGAATTTATGAAGGACGGGGATGATGCTAATAAATTGAACAGAATTCTTCAATTAACTGGATTCAGTGATCCTGTATATGCTGAGGCATATGTCACAGTTCATCATTATGACATTGTACTCGATGTCACAGTCATTAATCGAACAAAAGACACACTTCAGAATCTATGTTTGGAGTTGGCGACCATGGGAGATCTGAAGCTTGTTGACCGACCTCAAAACTATACTCTAGCATCACAGTCAAGCAAACAAATACGTGCCAATATAAAAGTCTCTTCGACAGAAACTGGAGTCATTTTTGGTAATATTGTGTATGAAACTTCAAATGTGCTCGAGAGGATTGTTGTTGTCCTCAACGACATCCACATTGACATCATGGATTACATATCTCCTGCCACTTGTGCTGATACACAATTTAGGAACATGTGGGCAGAATTTGAGTGGGAAAATAAG GTTGCGGTTAACACAATAATACAGCATGAGAAGGAATTTTTAGATCATATTATCAAGTCAACAAACATGAAGTGCCTCACCCCGCT CTCCGCACTGGATGGGAACTGTGGATTTCTCGCTGCTAACCTGTATGCAAAGAGTGTCTTTGGAGAGGATGCCTTGGTCAACATAAGCATCGAGAAGCAGGCCGATGGCAAATTGAGTGGCTACATCAGGATACGGAGCAAGACACAAGGAATTGCTCTCAGTTTAGGCGACAAGATAACCCTCAAACAGAAGAGTGCCAGTTAG